One Rosa chinensis cultivar Old Blush chromosome 3, RchiOBHm-V2, whole genome shotgun sequence DNA window includes the following coding sequences:
- the LOC112193029 gene encoding 40S ribosomal protein S11 has protein sequence MAEQTERAFLKQPKVFLSSKKTGKGKRPGKGGNRFWKSVGLGFKTPRDAIEGTYIDKKCPFTGNVSIRGRILAGTCHSAKMSRTIIVRRNYLHYIKKYQRYEKRHSNIPAHVSPCFRVKEGDHVIIGQCRPLSKTVRFNVLKVIPAGASAGGKKAFTGA, from the exons ATGGCGGAACAG ACCGAGAGGGCTTTCCTCAAACAGCCCAAGGTTTTCCTTAG CTCCAAGAAGACTGGCAAGGGAAAGAGGCCTGGAAAGGGAGGCAATCGATTCTGGAAGAGCGTTGGTCTCGGCTTTAAGACTCCCAGAGATGCTATTGAAG GAACATACATTGATAAGAAGTGCCCTTTCACTGGCAATGTCTCCATCAGGGGTCGCATTCTGGCTGGTACCTGCCATAGTGCAAAGATGTCGAGGACTATCATTGTTCGGCGCAATTACCTCCACTACATAAAGAAATACCAAAG ATATGAGAAGAGGCACTCCAACATTCCAGCCCACGTTTCACCATGCTTCCGTGTGAAGGAGGGAGATCATGTCATCATTGGGCAGTGCAG GCCATTGTCAAAGACAGTAAGGTTTAATGTATTGAAGGTCATTCCTGCCGGGGCTTCTGCCGGTGGGAAGAAGGCATTCACGGGAGCATAA